The sequence TTACCAACCTCGCGACCCTTTATATGTGCCAGGGAAAAAACGGCGAGGCAACGGAATATTTAAAACAGGCGATCGGCGTTTATGCTTCGCTGCCTGAAGAATGCAGGATCCACCTCGCTGCCGCCTATAACACGATGGGGGATTTGCAGGTAAAGCAGGGCGAGCGTAAAGCGGCAAAAGAAGCGTATATAAGCGCGAAAGACCTGACAAAGCAGTTTTACGGAAAGAACACGGAATATGCGATCGCGTGCAAAAAGCTGGCAATGCTTGCGAAAAGCGACGGCGAGAAACAGGAAGCCAAAGAATATGTAACCGAAGCGCTGGATATTTTAAAAAGCCTGGGGCTGGAAGAAAAGGAAATCTATGCGGATACCAAAAAACTGGCGGACGCGATTGAAGCGTAAGGAAAAACAGGCGGCTTGCGCCAAGGGCTGCGGCAAAACTTTTTGAGCACGACGTCCGGTAGCCGGTGAGCCGACAAGATGGGTCGTAAATAGAAAACCCCTGCTTTTATAAAAGCGGGGGGTTTTCATAATCGCAAATGTCCTATTGATTTTGTTGCCTGTATTTAGAAGGGGAGAGTCCGACTTCTTTTTTAAAAACCTTAATAAAATAACTGCAGTCATTATAACCGAAATGGGAAGCGATCTCATTAACGGACATATCGGTTGAAATAAGTAATTTTTTGGCGTATTCGATCTTTTTCTGATTCACATAATTCGAAAAGGTGGTATCGTTAAACTTACTGAACAATCGGCTCAGATAGTTGGCGCTGATGTTGCAGGCCGATGCCACGCAGCTCAGGGAAAGATCATCGAAAATATTTTTCTCGATATATTCATAGACAGGAGCAAGAATTCCTTTATTCACATAAGGGGAGGAAGGCGGCGGTTCGTTCTGCATTTCTTCCGGAGGACAGGACAGTTTTTTGACCGCAAGCTCTAAAAACATATTGCACACGGAAAACAACATATTGGATATGGAAACGATTTTTTCAAGACTCATTTTCGGCAGCGCGAGATATGCGTCGTAGTATTTTCCTGATTTCAATGGGGCGACGCTGTTGTCCGTATAAATTTGCTCTAACCCGCTTGTATTTTTATCATCATCCAGCATAACCTGTCCGGCCATAATGGCGCCGAGGTAGGCGTTGTTATATATAATAGGTATTGCAAAATCAACGATACCGGAGTGGCAGGTATAAATGTAAGGAGTACGGGTTCGTGCCGCTTCCAGCCCGCCGCGCGAATCGCAGCGTTCGCATAAGGTTTTATAATAAGGATGGTCGCGCACCATTGCGCAAAAGCGCGTGCACAAGCTATGCTGTGTAATGGGAGTTCCGGCATAATCCGTTGCGATGAGCGCTAGTCCCACAGATGCCGCAATATCGTCCTGCATTTTTTGAAAACTAGCAGTGTTGAAAAGATCCATAATGTTAAAATGAGGCATACGAAAACTCCTTAATAAAAAGTGGTTACAATATCTTCTGGGATGAAATAGGATATAGAAACTTTTCTTCAGGGAATAAACTCATTATATAACGAAGAACTTTTTAGATTCAATGAAACGAATTTGCATTTAATATTAAATATTGTTACAAATAATTACCACGCATTTCCAGCAGATTACCATTTTTGAGCAATAAAACGGTATATACATATAAAAAAGCGTAAAACATGTGCTAAATAGTACTTTTTTTGTGCTAAAAATTTTGACGTTTATTTTTATATGTGTGGATAAAATAGTTTAATGACTTTTATTTTAAAAGCCCGTATGATGGGGATAATCCAAAAAGAAACAAAACATATCCAAGCTATTTCAGAACAGAAAAAAAGAATGCTCACAGTATATTTAGGCATAGTGTATTTGATTTCGTGGCTTTCGCCACAAATAAATGATAAAGGGGAACAAATATGAAAAAAAGACTGAAAAAAGTATTAAGCACGTTTGTAGTAATGTGCTTAGCGGCAACGCTTGTATTTGCTGGCTGCGCGCCGGCACAACAGGTACCGGCCGCAAGCGAACAACCGAGCGAGTCTCAGGCGGCAGAGCCTTCGGAGAGCGCAACGAATATTGAGTCTGCGACGCCTGAGGAAAAGTCGGCGGAGGCCGGAGACGATGTAGTCGCACAGCTTGTGGCAGAGGCATCGGGACTTTCGGACCTTGAGGCGCTGGCTTTCTTTGAAGGATTGGCAGATAAAGGATTGTCGGATGCGCAGATCATTCAGTTCTTCATCGATCTTCCGCTCTCTGACGCCAACAAGCAAATTCACGACATGTATTTGGAAGAAGGACTCGATACGTATGCGCAGGCTTATCCGGCGGGCGAGTTTTATGACGGATTTGAATGGAAATCCGGCATGGGAACGGAAATTACCGGCGGGTTTACAAGCAACAGCCTTAAGCTGCCTTTCTCTGACGACTATGTGCCGCTTCCGGAAGGGCCGATAGGGGATCCGAACAAGACATATACGATCGGCGTGGTTTCATCCGGCTTGAATGACGCATGGATCGGCAACTATCAGGACAGTATCATGTATGAAGCGGAACGCCATGACAACGTAGAAGTCGTCTACATGGATTACAACTTTGATATGAACACTTTCTCTTCCCAGTTCGATACGTTTATCGCGCAAGGCGTGGATGCCATTGTGACATGGCCGATGATCGAAGCGTCGTCCGGCCCGCCGGCACAAAGAGCGGAAGAAGCAGGGATACCGGTCATTACCTCTGACCGTGTTACCTCCTATCCGGATGTCACATGCCGTATTACAGGAAATTTTCCGGCAAACGGCGCGCAAAACGGCATGTATCTCGTATGGAAACTGGCGCAGGAAACACAGGGCAAGGAAGTAAAGGCAAATGTTGTGCTCTTAAGAAAGCCGGCGGGAAGCACGGCAGACACGATCCGTACAGGCTATTTCCTTAAGGTATGCAGTTACTTTCCGGGCATCAATATTCTACAATCGTACCACGACCAGGACAACAGGCAGGAATCCTATGTGAACGCGCAAAATGCTTTCCAGGCTTATGATAATATCGATGCTGTATTCAGCGGAGACTGTAATAAGGCCGCGGTCGCGTACGAGGCATGCAAGGAAGCGGACCGCCTCACAAGCAGGGAGGGCGGAAAAGAGGTCATTATTCTGTCTATCGACGACTCTAAGGAGGTTTACAGTATGATGGATGCGGGCGGTATCCAGATGAACGCGCCATACACCCCCCTGATCGGCGATATTTCACTGCGGGCCGCGCTCAAAATCCTGGCAGGTGAAGAGGTACCGCAGGATATTGCAACGCCGAATATCCCGATGGTAACGACGGACGGAGCCGTGATTTTCGGACTGCAAACGCAAAAGCCGGATCAGTGGTACCAGTATACATTTGGTCCTCCTTACGAAGCATAAAAGCTCTGAAATAGCAAAAGGACTGCCGCTTCTTTTTAAAGGGAAGAAGCGGCAGCCCGAAAGCATCATGGTTTATGATGGCGCGAGGTGAAGAAAAAATGGAAAATAAGAATAACAGCATTTCACGGCTTTTATCCAGAGGGAATGGAATATTCGTATCGATCATCATATTGGGGATTTTCCTGATAGTCGCTGCGGTCGCGGTTCCCAATGTATTTCAGCCGACCAATCTGGCAAACGTCCTGAGGGTCAATTCTCCGGCGGGAATCATGGCGATCGGACTTGCGCTGGTTCTGCTGACAGGAGAAATCGATATTTCGGTCGGGGCGGTCATGTCACTGAGCGTCATGGTTATTTCCAAAATCGTAGATTACAGTGAGCCGCTTTCGATTCTGGCGATGCTGGGAGTGGGCGCGGCGTGCGGGTTTTTAAATGGTTGGATCGTTGCCAGGATACGCGTTCCGTCACTCATGGTCACCATTGGAACGATGTCGATCTATTCCGGTCTTGCGTGCATCATCACCAACGCGCAGGCAAAATTTATGACAACGGCATACCCCATCTATACGACAATGTCCAAGGGAGACCTGGGCGGCATACCGGTTACGTTTATTTTGTGCGTCGTATTGGCGTTGCTGTTTTGGGTGATCACAACCAAAACAAAGTTTGGAAAGGACATCTATTATACGGGCGCAAACAAGCGCGCGGCATGGATGAGCGGTATCCGTATAGACCGCGTAAAAATCATCGTGTTTATGATCTGCGGCATATTAGCGGCATTAGCGGCGCCACTGATCACCACACAGATTGGCAGGAGCAACGCCGATGCGGGAACGGGACAGGAAGTTACCGCAATCGCAATCGCGGTGCTCGGCGGGGTTTCTTTAGACGGCGGCAGAGGCTCTATTCTGGGCGTGTTATGCGGTATGGTGACAATGGGTGTCCTGATGAATATGCTTGCGCTTTCCGGTCTTGGCACCTATGTCGAAATGGCGATCAAAGGTATATTGATCATTGCGGTAGTATTCATTTATGGGCTTGTTAATAGGAAAACAGGCGTACTCAAAGAGGCTTAAGAGGGAGAAAGACGATGGAAAAGAAATTGGAAAGAAATAACAAAAAGGGATTTCTGTCACGGTATTTGCTCCTTCTGGTATTGATCATCGAAATTTTCGTGGGCTGGCTCATCAATCCGAATTTACTGACCCCGATGAATATACAGGTGATCCTGTTTGCGTGCACGCTTAACGGGATTATATCGATCGGACAGTCGCTGGTGTTAATTTCAAAGGAGATCGACCTCTCGGTGGGTGCAAACCTAGTATTTGCACCGATCCTGGCCGTCACAACGACGAGTATCCTTTATGAAACGGTAACGGGAACAGGCGTCTTGCAGGGCAAATCGGGGTTTATGACAGGCGGCTGGGAAATGGTTGTCATTCTCACGCTGGCATTTGCCGTGATCGTAGGACTGGGAAACGGGTTGATTGTTACCAAATGTAAAATTCCTGCGTTCATCGCAACGATCGGTATGCAGTTCTTTTTGAAAGGCGTCTCGTACATTATTTCGGGCGGTATTCCGATTTTTATCAAAGATGTAGAAGCATCCAAATTTATTGGCAATGCGAGCATTGGTAACGTCGTTCCGGTCAGCGTGCTGGTATTCGTAGTAATCGGGCTGGTGATACTGTTCTTATGTAACCGGACGAAATTTGGTATGCGGCTGTATGCGACGGGCGGCGGTCTTAAAGCGGCCAAGCTTTCGGGTATCAATACGGATAAGTGGAAAATCGTTGCTTATGCGGTGTGTGGATTTTTGGTTGGGATCGCGGCCATCATGTCCATGTCGCGTCTTCAGGGGATCGAGATTACACAGGCTACCAAGGGAAACTACGATATGAACAGTATTGCCATATCGATCATCGGCGGTATCGCGCTTTCCGGCGGAAAAGGCAGTATCGCGGGTACCATGCAGGCGACGGCTATCATTGCGATCCTGCTCAATATCCTGAACATGCAAGGGCTGATGGCATATTACCAACTGTTTATCACAGGCTGTATCATTGTAGTGATTGCAATTATTCACCAGAAGAATGAGAGCAGAAGACTGAAGGCACTGAAGATCATTGAAGTATGATCAGCACCGTTAAAATTCGAGAATTTCAGTAGGTGGGTAAGATGAGTAAAAAATTACTTGAAATGAAAAATATAGAAAAAAGCTTTTTGGGCGTGCCTGTCCTGAAGAAGGTCGATTTTTCGCTGGACAGGGGACAGGTCATTTCGATCATCGGTACGAACGGTGCGGGCAAGTCTACGCTTTCCAATATTATCGCCGGCGTCTATGGAAAGGACGGCGGTACGGTGGAGATCGACGGGGAACAGGTAGATATGCGCAGTCCTAATGACGCGGAAAAATACAGTATCGGTATGGTACATCAGGAGCCGACTTTGTGCGAAAATATGCGGGTATATGAAAATATTTTTTTGAACCGCGAGATTAATAAAAAATCAGGCCTGCTCGACAGGGAAAAAATGAAAGAAGAAAGCAGGCGCGTCTTAAGCTATCTGGGCGTTGATATTGATGTCGAAGAAATCGTGCAAAATCTTTCGCTGGTCGGAAAAGGGGTCGTGTCCATCGCGAAAGCGATGCTGATGAACCCTAAGATACTGATTCTTGACGAGGTGACGGCGCCGCTTAACCAAAAAGAGGTTGAGCATCTGTTCGAAGTGGTGTGCAGCCTGCGGGAAAAAGGTTTGGGGATCATCTATATCAGCCACAAAATCAAGGAGATCGTGGCGATTTCAGACGAGGTCGTCGTCTTGAAAGACGGCGAAAACGTAGGGACGTTTGTGGCGAAAGAAGAAGCGCTCAGTGAAAAGAAGATCATCCATCTGATGCTGGGCGAGACGGAAGGCTGGCAGGGCGAATACAGTGAAAAACAGCTTGAACAGCACCAGGAAGAAACGCTTCTTAAGCTGCAGGATCTGAGCAAGGATGAATTATATGAAAACATTTCTATCGATTTGCACAAGGGTGAAATCATTGGCCTTGCAGGGTTAAAGGGATCAGGGATCACAGAGCTGATGTTTTCCGTATTCGGCGTGCTGCAGCCGGACAGCGGCGAAATCATCAAGGACGGCGTGGCGATCAAGCCCGCAACCCCGAAAGAAGCGATCAGAAGCGGAATCGGTATGATTACCAACGACAGGCAAAAGGAAGGCGCGGCCATCATGCTTTCGGTCGAGGACAACATTACCGTGGCCTCGCTTGACAAGATGAAGCAGAGGGGAACGATCTCAGGTAAAAAGTTGCTTTGTGCAACGCGGGAATATATCGATAAGTTGCAAATCAAGACGACAGGTCCGAAACAGGCGGTACAATTTTTGTCCGGCGGCAATCAGCAAAAGGTTGTCGTTGCAAAGTGGCTGCTGAAAAATGCACAGGTCATCCTGATTGACGAACCGACAAGGGGCGTTGACGTAAAGGCCAAAAATGAGATATACAATCTGCTGATTACAGAGAAAATGCAGGGCAAGGGGATTATCGTATTTTCACCGGAAACGCGCGAGCTGCTTAATATTTGCGACCGGATATTGGTACTGACCGCAGGAAAAATTACGTCGGAAATCAACAGAGCGGACGAAAATTTCAATGAAAAGGGCGTAATGGAAGCTATGCATTCTTTTTAAACAGAAAAGAGACCCTCAAATAATCAAAAGGTAGGAGTGAAGTAAAATGTCTGATAAAAAAAACACGCTGGATATGCTGAAAAAACCAAAAAATCTTTCACCGAGGATCAAATGGCTGCGGGATTTCTATTATAAGGGTCGGGATCGTGAATGGAACAATGAATATCTTTCGTTTTCTACAGGCGAGCCGTGGGATCTTTTGTACGACATGACGATCAATACCATCACCTATGAAGAGGTGAGGGGCTACAGGGTAACGGAGGATTCGGCGAAGCAGATAGGCCTTTCGCATGTGGTTCGCGTGCCGGACGGATTTTATGCACAGACGATCGCGGAGCGCAAAGCATGGTTTAACAAAGAGGTGATGCTGCATCATGTTCCCATCGAAATATTTCCAGGAGACCTGATCGCGGGAGGACGCTTTAACCTGCGCGTGTCGCACTGCCTGACAAAAGAGGAAACGCAGGAACGCGAAGAAATGTTGTGTGGGCAAAACGGATTCTCGCCACGCTGCGACGAGTATAACAACAGGGGCTTTGGCAATCTGGGGCCCGCGGCGGGACACCTGATTCCCGGGCATCAGAAAATTATTGACTTTGGGTTGCGCAGCGAGTATGAGTACTACGAAAAATTACTGTCTGAACTTTCCCCGCAGGAACGCGAGGGGGCGCATGGCGGGCAGCTGCGGGCAATGATGACGTCCTGCCTGATGGGTAAGGAACTGGCGGAAAAGTATGCCGATCGGTGCGAAGAGCTGGCGCCGCAGGCAAATACACAGGAACGTAAAAAAGAACTGCTGGAAATGGCGAAGATGCTGCGCCGCGTGCCGTGGGAACCGGCGACCAACTTCTGGGAAGCCATGCTGAGCCTTTGGATCCCGCATATGCTGATCATGGCGGATGAAAATTATCCGGGCGCGGGGACATCGTTTGGAAATATCGACCGCTATCTTTATCCCTATTGGAAAAAATCATTGGAGCAGGGCATGGATCGTGAATTTGGCAAAGAGATCCTAAAGTGCTTTTTTATTCACTGCAATACGGCGTATGATGCGGCGATCCAGGTAGGGTGTAATCAGGGGATCACAGCGGGATATGGACAATTGTTCAACTTTTCAGGCGCGGGGAAAGGGGGCGTAGACGTATCCAACGACCTGACAATGGCGCTTTTTGAAGTGATCGACGATATGACGCCCATGCTGGAACCGAAGCCGAATGTACGTTTGCACAGGAATACGCCGGACGTGGTGCTGGATAAGGTCGTGGATATGGTCAGCCACAGCCAGGGTGCCCCTTTCCTTATCAACTTTGACGAGCGTGCGATGGCGGGCATGATGAGGGAAGCAAAGGAAGGGCATGTGGAGAAGCTGATCAATGAGGATAATGTATTCGAATATGCTTCTGTCGGTTGTATGGAAAATACGATGGTCGGCAACGACCGCTCGGAAACGGTAAACTGCAATGTGGTTCTGGTCAAAGCCGTGGAACTGGCGCTGGGAGACGGCAAGGACCTC comes from Christensenellaceae bacterium and encodes:
- a CDS encoding ribose ABC transporter permease; translation: MEKKLERNNKKGFLSRYLLLLVLIIEIFVGWLINPNLLTPMNIQVILFACTLNGIISIGQSLVLISKEIDLSVGANLVFAPILAVTTTSILYETVTGTGVLQGKSGFMTGGWEMVVILTLAFAVIVGLGNGLIVTKCKIPAFIATIGMQFFLKGVSYIISGGIPIFIKDVEASKFIGNASIGNVVPVSVLVFVVIGLVILFLCNRTKFGMRLYATGGGLKAAKLSGINTDKWKIVAYAVCGFLVGIAAIMSMSRLQGIEITQATKGNYDMNSIAISIIGGIALSGGKGSIAGTMQATAIIAILLNILNMQGLMAYYQLFITGCIIVVIAIIHQKNESRRLKALKIIEV
- a CDS encoding AraC family transcriptional regulator codes for the protein MPHFNIMDLFNTASFQKMQDDIAASVGLALIATDYAGTPITQHSLCTRFCAMVRDHPYYKTLCERCDSRGGLEAARTRTPYIYTCHSGIVDFAIPIIYNNAYLGAIMAGQVMLDDDKNTSGLEQIYTDNSVAPLKSGKYYDAYLALPKMSLEKIVSISNMLFSVCNMFLELAVKKLSCPPEEMQNEPPPSSPYVNKGILAPVYEYIEKNIFDDLSLSCVASACNISANYLSRLFSKFNDTTFSNYVNQKKIEYAKKLLISTDMSVNEIASHFGYNDCSYFIKVFKKEVGLSPSKYRQQNQ
- the rbsA_7 gene encoding ribose import ATP-binding protein RbsA gives rise to the protein MSKKLLEMKNIEKSFLGVPVLKKVDFSLDRGQVISIIGTNGAGKSTLSNIIAGVYGKDGGTVEIDGEQVDMRSPNDAEKYSIGMVHQEPTLCENMRVYENIFLNREINKKSGLLDREKMKEESRRVLSYLGVDIDVEEIVQNLSLVGKGVVSIAKAMLMNPKILILDEVTAPLNQKEVEHLFEVVCSLREKGLGIIYISHKIKEIVAISDEVVVLKDGENVGTFVAKEEALSEKKIIHLMLGETEGWQGEYSEKQLEQHQEETLLKLQDLSKDELYENISIDLHKGEIIGLAGLKGSGITELMFSVFGVLQPDSGEIIKDGVAIKPATPKEAIRSGIGMITNDRQKEGAAIMLSVEDNITVASLDKMKQRGTISGKKLLCATREYIDKLQIKTTGPKQAVQFLSGGNQQKVVVAKWLLKNAQVILIDEPTRGVDVKAKNEIYNLLITEKMQGKGIIVFSPETRELLNICDRILVLTAGKITSEINRADENFNEKGVMEAMHSF
- a CDS encoding glycyl radical enzyme, whose amino-acid sequence is MSDKKNTLDMLKKPKNLSPRIKWLRDFYYKGRDREWNNEYLSFSTGEPWDLLYDMTINTITYEEVRGYRVTEDSAKQIGLSHVVRVPDGFYAQTIAERKAWFNKEVMLHHVPIEIFPGDLIAGGRFNLRVSHCLTKEETQEREEMLCGQNGFSPRCDEYNNRGFGNLGPAAGHLIPGHQKIIDFGLRSEYEYYEKLLSELSPQEREGAHGGQLRAMMTSCLMGKELAEKYADRCEELAPQANTQERKKELLEMAKMLRRVPWEPATNFWEAMLSLWIPHMLIMADENYPGAGTSFGNIDRYLYPYWKKSLEQGMDREFGKEILKCFFIHCNTAYDAAIQVGCNQGITAGYGQLFNFSGAGKGGVDVSNDLTMALFEVIDDMTPMLEPKPNVRLHRNTPDVVLDKVVDMVSHSQGAPFLINFDERAMAGMMREAKEGHVEKLINEDNVFEYASVGCMENTMVGNDRSETVNCNVVLVKAVELALGDGKDLVDHYDFAGKPYPIRQDGPKTGDPRDFKDFEQFYRAFEEQIKFVIKKSVDLYNLGDLMRARYSPTPFLSVLVKGCAEKGKDIVEGGAELRFCTIEGVAFATTVDSLLAVKYLVYDEKICTMDELLTALKANWEGYEVLQAIAKNKAPKYGRDDDEADALAKRIMDLWTAECWKYRTVGSDEQFRPGMLSWNYWVTYAGITFATPDGRKRGQFLSNAICPSNGADINGPTANANSVGKALGGKDWEAGDFEHYKNSLPNGASHTITFNPTVLRDPEHKKKFKTFLKGYIENGGTALQINILDVDMLKDAQEHPEDYSTLLVRVTGYNAYFTSIGKELQNEIIARESHQKF
- the rbsC_4 gene encoding ribose import permease protein RbsC, which translates into the protein MMARGEEKMENKNNSISRLLSRGNGIFVSIIILGIFLIVAAVAVPNVFQPTNLANVLRVNSPAGIMAIGLALVLLTGEIDISVGAVMSLSVMVISKIVDYSEPLSILAMLGVGAACGFLNGWIVARIRVPSLMVTIGTMSIYSGLACIITNAQAKFMTTAYPIYTTMSKGDLGGIPVTFILCVVLALLFWVITTKTKFGKDIYYTGANKRAAWMSGIRIDRVKIIVFMICGILAALAAPLITTQIGRSNADAGTGQEVTAIAIAVLGGVSLDGGRGSILGVLCGMVTMGVLMNMLALSGLGTYVEMAIKGILIIAVVFIYGLVNRKTGVLKEA